A genomic window from Bacteroidales bacterium includes:
- a CDS encoding endonuclease — translation MKNSKNITIILFLFFIFNLISFDSVKAQQEQYISKDYFRIMFYNVENLFDIYDDSLKNDDEFLPNGVKYWNWDKYNQKINNICKVIIAVGGWKPPDIIGLCEIENRYVLEGIVKYTPLSKLNYQIIHKESPDRRGIDVGLLYLEDRFTPIDYQAIAINFPNNPEKKTRDILYVKGFTKKQDTLHIFINHWPSRWGGQLESEPNRIIVASVLRNKIDSIINDNLNSNIIITGDMNDEPENESVINTLGANINYDNISNKQLYNLSFYLKDNKGLGSYKYQGEWGILDHIIVSGNLLMKEQPLYTSLEDVHIFKKDFLLEKDNTHFGYKTFRTYIGFKFNGGYSDHLPVYIDLKWE, via the coding sequence ATGAAAAATTCTAAAAACATAACAATAATACTATTCCTGTTCTTTATTTTTAATTTAATATCATTTGATTCAGTAAAAGCACAACAAGAACAATATATTTCAAAAGATTATTTCAGGATAATGTTTTATAATGTTGAAAATCTATTTGATATTTATGATGATAGTCTTAAAAATGATGATGAATTTCTGCCAAATGGTGTAAAATACTGGAACTGGGATAAATATAATCAAAAAATAAATAATATTTGTAAAGTAATAATAGCAGTTGGAGGTTGGAAGCCACCTGACATTATTGGTTTATGCGAAATAGAAAACAGGTATGTTCTTGAGGGAATAGTAAAATACACACCATTATCAAAATTAAATTACCAGATAATTCATAAAGAATCACCTGACAGACGAGGAATTGATGTTGGGTTATTATATCTTGAAGACAGGTTTACTCCAATTGATTATCAGGCTATAGCAATAAATTTCCCGAATAATCCTGAAAAAAAAACACGTGATATTTTATATGTAAAAGGTTTTACAAAAAAACAAGATACATTACATATATTTATTAATCACTGGCCATCTCGATGGGGCGGGCAACTTGAATCAGAACCTAATAGAATTATTGTTGCATCTGTATTACGAAATAAAATTGATTCAATCATCAATGATAATCTAAATTCAAATATTATAATAACCGGAGATATGAATGACGAGCCTGAAAATGAAAGTGTTATAAATACTCTTGGAGCAAATATAAATTATGATAATATTTCAAATAAGCAATTATATAATCTTTCATTTTATCTTAAAGATAATAAAGGACTTGGTTCATACAAATATCAAGGGGAATGGGGTATTTTAGACCATATAATTGTTTCAGGGAATTTACTCATGAAAGAACAACCATTATATACAAGTTTGGAGGATGTTCATATTTTTAAGAAAGATTTTCTTTTAGAAAAAGATAACACACATTTTGGGTATAAAACTTTCAGAACTTATATTGGTTTTAAATTCAACGGAGGATATTCTGACCATCTGCCGGTTTATATTGACTTGAAATGGGAATAG